From a single Petroclostridium xylanilyticum genomic region:
- a CDS encoding MazG-like family protein, which translates to MGFFDREIDITRNIKMIEWLKSELLTDIAALFKELVNGVKDDAQDILADTLSNLIVICYLLAKRLGISYNTVDLKMENKLKLGILENHELEKWYGDLSELSKHLHSTRNNNKLNGNFRK; encoded by the coding sequence ATGGGTTTTTTCGATAGGGAGATTGACATTACCCGCAATATTAAAATGATTGAATGGCTCAAAAGTGAGCTTTTAACCGATATTGCAGCGCTTTTTAAAGAATTGGTAAACGGTGTTAAAGATGATGCACAAGATATTCTGGCAGACACATTATCTAATTTAATCGTTATATGTTATTTGCTGGCTAAAAGGTTAGGTATAAGTTACAATACTGTTGATCTAAAAATGGAGAATAAGTTAAAGCTGGGAATTTTGGAGAACCATGAATTGGAGAAATGGTATGGAGATCTGTCTGAACTTTCAAAGCATTTGCATTCTACCAGGAATAACAATAAATTAAACGGAAATTTTAGAAAGTAA
- the hpt gene encoding hypoxanthine phosphoribosyltransferase, which produces MLNDIAKVLITQEQLQEKTKELGKIISEDYRGKRLMVVCVLKGGVMFTTDLIREISIPVEIDFMAVSSYGASTSTSGVVRILKDLETDIEGKDILIVEDIIDSGLTLKYLKELLISRGPKSVKICTILNKPARRQAEVHVDYKGFDIPDEFVVGYGLDYAEKYRNLPFVGVLKSEVYMKKD; this is translated from the coding sequence ATGTTGAATGATATAGCAAAAGTTTTAATTACACAGGAGCAGTTACAGGAAAAAACAAAAGAATTGGGAAAAATAATCAGCGAAGACTACAGAGGAAAAAGGTTAATGGTTGTATGCGTGCTGAAAGGCGGTGTAATGTTTACTACTGATTTAATAAGGGAAATAAGTATCCCGGTCGAAATAGATTTTATGGCTGTATCCAGCTATGGTGCATCAACATCTACTTCCGGAGTTGTGAGAATATTAAAAGATCTTGAAACAGATATTGAAGGTAAGGACATACTAATTGTAGAAGATATTATTGATAGTGGATTAACATTAAAGTATTTAAAAGAACTTCTAATTTCAAGGGGACCGAAAAGCGTAAAAATTTGCACTATTTTAAATAAACCGGCGAGAAGACAGGCGGAAGTGCATGTTGATTATAAAGGATTTGATATTCCCGATGAATTTGTAGTAGGGTATGGACTGGATTACGCTGAAAAATATAGGAATCTTCCTTTTGTAGGTGTTTTAAAATCTGAGGTTTATATGAAGAAAGACTAG
- the rpsF gene encoding 30S ribosomal protein S6: MIKVVNKYETIFIINPNLGEEEITGLVEKFKSLIASAGEVENVDEWGKRRLAYTINDLNEGYYVLINFSAEPSFVQELERVYKITDGIVRAIVIKKDE, from the coding sequence ATGATTAAAGTTGTAAACAAGTATGAAACCATTTTTATAATTAATCCTAACCTCGGTGAGGAAGAAATTACAGGGCTTGTTGAAAAGTTTAAATCATTAATTGCGTCAGCAGGAGAAGTTGAAAATGTTGACGAATGGGGCAAGAGAAGACTTGCATATACAATTAATGATTTGAATGAAGGTTATTATGTTTTAATCAATTTCAGCGCAGAGCCTTCATTTGTACAGGAATTGGAGAGAGTGTACAAAATCACAGATGGAATTGTAAGAGCTATTGTTATTAAAAAGGATGAGTAA
- the rpsR gene encoding 30S ribosomal protein S18, translated as MTEKKEKPNRGRRAKKKVCAFCIDKVESIDYKDVSRLRRYISERAKILPRRISGNCAKHQRQLTQAIKRARQIALLPYTSE; from the coding sequence ATGACCGAAAAGAAAGAAAAGCCAAACAGAGGCCGAAGAGCAAAGAAAAAAGTATGTGCTTTTTGTATTGATAAAGTTGAGTCTATAGATTACAAAGATGTTTCAAGACTTAGAAGGTACATTTCTGAAAGAGCCAAGATTCTTCCAAGAAGAATCAGCGGAAACTGTGCGAAGCATCAGAGACAACTTACTCAAGCAATTAAGAGAGCAAGACAAATTGCTTTATTACCATATACATCTGAATAA
- the tilS gene encoding tRNA lysidine(34) synthetase TilS: MNNVINTVRQTINKYSMFQNGDKIVVGVSGGPDSVCLLHVLNLLKDEYQIKLYAAHLNHQLRGQAAEQDAAYVKELCEKLQVPVYIKSVDIRQLSKERAISEEVAGREERYAFFFKIARQVGARKIAVAQNMNDQAETVLMRFIRGTGLEGLSGIKPVREDGVVRPLLETGREAIEQYCQENGLNPRLDETNLKSIYTRNKIRLDLIPYIIKEHNSGFIQTAAKTAELIREDNDFIKDFVNNMIEKQLRADSKGIYIPVTFLLNQHLAIQRRVIRKAIDILKGNTANIEYKHIEEIVQMVNGKNTGKNIGKALDLPEGLRMEIVYNDVYLFRKGDSDKKNNSFYYPLKLDQQIFIKEINMTVTAYVSAKENLKNIELNDFTKAFDYNVINEEIYIRNRLPGDKFTPLGMDGTKKLKDFFIDLKVPRNKRDKVPIVATDKDILWVVGYRINDKYKCTNKTADVLIIQFSGGDTNVE; the protein is encoded by the coding sequence ATGAACAATGTTATTAACACAGTAAGACAAACTATAAATAAATACAGTATGTTCCAAAACGGAGACAAAATTGTAGTGGGTGTCTCCGGAGGACCGGATTCGGTCTGCCTTTTGCATGTACTAAATTTACTTAAGGATGAGTATCAAATCAAGCTGTATGCGGCCCATTTGAATCATCAGTTAAGAGGACAGGCTGCTGAGCAGGATGCTGCCTACGTTAAGGAATTGTGTGAAAAGTTACAGGTGCCAGTATATATCAAATCAGTTGATATTCGGCAGCTTTCAAAGGAAAGAGCTATTTCAGAGGAAGTTGCTGGGCGGGAAGAAAGGTATGCATTTTTTTTTAAAATTGCCAGGCAGGTTGGGGCCCGTAAAATAGCTGTAGCGCAAAACATGAATGATCAGGCGGAAACAGTTTTAATGCGATTTATCCGTGGAACGGGTTTGGAGGGGCTTTCTGGAATTAAGCCGGTTAGAGAGGATGGAGTAGTGCGGCCATTGCTGGAAACCGGCCGGGAGGCTATAGAACAGTACTGTCAAGAAAATGGATTAAATCCCCGCCTGGATGAAACTAATTTAAAATCAATATATACCAGAAATAAAATAAGGCTTGATCTAATACCATATATTATAAAAGAGCATAACTCCGGATTTATACAAACTGCTGCGAAAACAGCTGAATTGATTAGGGAAGATAATGATTTTATTAAGGACTTTGTAAATAATATGATTGAAAAGCAATTGAGGGCTGATTCCAAAGGCATTTATATTCCGGTAACATTTTTGCTAAATCAGCACCTTGCAATCCAGAGAAGAGTTATCAGGAAAGCCATTGACATTTTAAAAGGAAATACTGCAAATATAGAGTACAAACATATTGAAGAAATTGTACAGATGGTCAATGGAAAGAACACTGGTAAAAATATAGGGAAAGCCTTGGATCTTCCTGAAGGGTTAAGAATGGAGATCGTTTATAATGATGTTTACCTGTTTAGAAAAGGAGATTCAGATAAAAAGAATAACAGTTTTTATTATCCATTAAAATTAGATCAACAAATTTTTATTAAAGAAATAAACATGACTGTCACAGCCTATGTGTCAGCCAAAGAAAATTTGAAAAATATAGAATTAAATGATTTTACAAAAGCTTTTGATTATAATGTAATAAATGAGGAAATATATATTAGGAATAGATTACCCGGGGATAAATTTACACCTCTGGGAATGGACGGGACTAAAAAATTGAAGGATTTTTTTATAGATTTAAAGGTTCCAAGGAATAAAAGGGATAAGGTACCGATTGTGGCAACTGACAAAGATATACTTTGGGTTGTCGGGTATAGAATAAATGACAAATATAAATGTACTAACAAAACTGCAGATGTACTCATTATTCAATTTTCAGGAGGAGATACAAATGTTGAATGA
- the rplI gene encoding 50S ribosomal protein L9, giving the protein MQVILQADVKGHGKKGDLVNVSDGYARNYLLPKGLAIEATKSNLNVMQGQKAAQAYKKEKELAEAKELAQKLSKVTVTIKAKAGENGKLFGSITSKDIVDKLKEQHKIEIDKRKVNLPEAIKVLGAMEVEIKVYPEVSSKIKVNVIEEK; this is encoded by the coding sequence ATGCAAGTAATACTACAAGCCGATGTTAAAGGACATGGAAAAAAAGGAGATTTAGTGAATGTTAGTGATGGGTATGCAAGAAACTATTTGCTGCCTAAAGGTTTGGCAATAGAAGCTACCAAATCGAACTTAAATGTTATGCAAGGTCAGAAGGCAGCACAAGCATATAAAAAAGAAAAGGAACTGGCAGAAGCAAAAGAATTGGCACAAAAACTTTCGAAAGTAACTGTAACTATTAAAGCCAAAGCTGGAGAAAATGGAAAGCTATTTGGCTCAATCACCAGCAAAGACATAGTCGATAAGTTAAAGGAACAGCACAAGATTGAAATAGACAAGAGAAAAGTCAATCTTCCGGAAGCTATAAAAGTTTTAGGGGCGATGGAGGTTGAGATTAAAGTTTATCCTGAAGTATCCAGCAAGATAAAAGTAAATGTGATTGAAGAAAAATGA
- the pheA gene encoding prephenate dehydratase: MKIGYLGPRGTFSQQAAEIYVKGMEAEIAQYTNIAELILAVNDRKVDEAVVPIENSIEGAVNTTLDMLAWDVDLTIKKEIVIPITHNLMVRKEGSNISLILSHPQAIGQCREFLNRHFPNTPVQYTYSTAQAAQQVASANEGWAAIAAQKAAEEYDLKIIYESIQDTDSNVTRFIVLSHQCSEKTGSDKTSIIFSTDNKPGSLYRILQILNLWDINMTKIESRPAKNSLGNYIFFVDIEGHWQDDDVRDALTMIKRKTSFFKMLGSYPANVIDN, from the coding sequence ATGAAAATTGGTTATCTGGGTCCAAGGGGTACATTTTCACAACAGGCTGCAGAGATTTATGTAAAAGGTATGGAGGCAGAGATTGCTCAGTATACAAATATCGCTGAGTTGATTCTTGCGGTAAATGACAGGAAGGTTGATGAAGCTGTAGTTCCTATTGAAAATTCGATAGAAGGAGCAGTTAATACTACTTTAGATATGCTGGCCTGGGATGTAGATTTGACAATTAAAAAGGAAATCGTAATTCCTATAACGCACAATCTGATGGTCCGGAAAGAGGGAAGCAACATATCTCTTATTCTTTCCCATCCACAGGCAATAGGCCAGTGCAGGGAATTTTTAAACAGGCATTTTCCCAATACACCTGTCCAATATACCTATAGTACAGCTCAAGCAGCTCAGCAGGTAGCTTCTGCTAATGAAGGATGGGCTGCAATTGCAGCTCAAAAAGCAGCGGAGGAATATGATTTGAAAATTATATATGAATCTATCCAGGATACCGACTCGAATGTTACGCGGTTTATCGTATTATCTCATCAGTGTTCGGAAAAAACCGGGAGTGATAAAACTTCTATAATATTTTCTACTGATAACAAACCGGGAAGCCTGTATAGAATCCTACAGATTCTAAACTTATGGGATATCAATATGACTAAGATTGAGTCCAGACCGGCCAAGAACAGCCTGGGAAATTATATATTTTTTGTAGATATAGAGGGTCACTGGCAGGATGATGACGTAAGAGATGCTTTAACAATGATTAAAAGGAAAACTTCGTTTTTTAAGATGTTGGGATCGTACCCGGCAAATGTAATTGACAATTGA
- a CDS encoding DUF2232 domain-containing protein — MSYNWDTKRLLEAAYLTAIMTFFAAAGLYVPGLMVFTIFLSAIPLVILTIKAGEKIAILSIAACYILIILLTGEIIVATTTLFSFCFAGLALGYGLKSKWEFNKLFIFSSGAYLVSLLATILLINNIEGINLIDKLIIEPVTEFFAQAEKDLNEVAKALGNNQVYAGGLTILKDIVGLLIPSFFIVSSTLFGYITLILSKSILNRIGYDYRYLPRFFELKVNRGTAVVFVLSFILSITINEVTISAALANITFILSVILMVCGLSVLDFFVKKAGIPGYVRVIIYIIVFAITTLLGVVIPLLHPLNALIILALIDSTFDFRKLGHKGENHGQ, encoded by the coding sequence ATGAGTTATAATTGGGATACGAAAAGATTGCTTGAAGCTGCGTACCTCACTGCAATAATGACATTTTTTGCAGCGGCAGGTCTCTATGTCCCTGGATTGATGGTTTTTACAATATTTTTAAGTGCTATACCTCTAGTAATATTGACCATTAAAGCAGGTGAGAAAATAGCTATATTGTCAATTGCTGCTTGCTATATACTTATTATTTTGTTGACAGGGGAAATTATTGTTGCTACAACTACCTTGTTTAGTTTTTGTTTTGCGGGTTTAGCCTTAGGTTACGGTTTGAAGAGCAAATGGGAATTTAATAAGTTATTTATATTTTCCTCCGGTGCCTACTTAGTTTCCTTATTGGCTACAATATTATTGATAAATAACATCGAAGGTATTAACCTAATTGATAAGTTAATAATAGAACCTGTAACAGAATTTTTTGCCCAGGCGGAAAAGGATCTTAATGAAGTAGCTAAGGCATTAGGGAATAATCAGGTGTATGCTGGCGGACTGACGATATTAAAAGATATCGTAGGCCTTCTGATTCCCAGTTTCTTTATTGTTTCTTCGACTCTCTTCGGGTATATTACTCTTATATTATCAAAATCCATATTAAACCGCATTGGGTATGACTATCGATATCTGCCCAGGTTTTTTGAATTAAAAGTCAACAGGGGAACAGCTGTTGTTTTTGTGCTATCTTTTATTTTATCAATCACTATTAATGAAGTAACTATTTCTGCTGCCCTTGCAAATATTACATTCATATTATCTGTGATATTAATGGTTTGTGGGTTGTCGGTTTTGGATTTTTTTGTAAAAAAAGCAGGTATTCCCGGCTATGTAAGGGTAATAATATACATAATAGTTTTTGCAATAACTACGTTGCTGGGAGTTGTAATACCCTTGCTGCATCCATTAAACGCACTTATTATATTAGCTTTAATAGATAGTACGTTTGATTTTAGAAAGTTAGGACATAAGGGAGAGAATCATGGACAATAA
- a CDS encoding DHH family phosphoesterase: MDNKKFYRILVPGVSLYLWIIFVYIGILAFYGHWIITVIGLLIFCYLLYYNARNRSLTTREITKYIENLTFHVDSATKDTLLHFPLPMVVLNLHGIITWYNPSFGKIFQGQELFEKPIQFFIKELQPSKLIENKDDISLDLTYEGRYYHILGNVVKVDSAPESNYMIVLYWIDNTQLKSLENKYRDEKYVESIIMIDNYDEVMQSTEDVTRPQVLAEIDRRLNNWISFTGGILKKFERDKYIFLFENKYLSKFEEKKFDILDNIREINIGNKIPVTLSIGIGLNGSSILENDVYARAAIDIALGRGGDQVVIKDGDRLKFFGGKTKELEKRTKVKARVVAYALRELISQADQVMIMGHQHGDIDSVGASIGLYRGVKNKGKNAYIVLSSFNPTVNNLLLRLEKAEEYNDVFISRSQAMDMVTDKTLVIVVDTHRTSFTECPELLKETSHIVIIDHHRRGVEFIENAVLTYHEPYASSTCEMVTEILQYMEEKVKLNTIEAEALYAGIAVDTKNFLFKTGVRTFEAASFLRRAGVDTTSVKQLFQNDLDTFIARADIVKAAEILRGNIAISVCPENTKNAQLIIAQAADELLNITGIAASFVMCKVNGETIISGRSLGDINVQVILEKLGGGGHLTVAGAQMPDTSVETARQKLKLAIEQYFEEMNEKN; this comes from the coding sequence ATGGACAATAAGAAATTTTATAGAATACTTGTTCCCGGTGTGAGTCTTTACTTGTGGATCATATTTGTTTATATAGGTATTTTAGCGTTCTATGGTCATTGGATTATTACTGTCATTGGGCTTTTAATTTTTTGCTATCTATTATATTATAATGCGAGAAATAGAAGCCTTACCACCAGAGAAATTACTAAATACATTGAAAATTTGACGTTTCATGTAGATTCTGCTACTAAAGATACTCTTTTACATTTTCCTTTGCCCATGGTTGTATTAAATCTGCACGGTATCATTACATGGTATAATCCTAGTTTTGGGAAGATATTTCAGGGGCAGGAACTTTTTGAAAAACCTATACAGTTTTTTATAAAAGAGCTGCAGCCATCAAAGCTAATAGAGAATAAAGATGATATTTCGTTGGACCTTACTTATGAAGGGAGATATTATCATATATTGGGAAATGTAGTTAAAGTGGACTCTGCTCCCGAGTCTAACTATATGATTGTACTTTACTGGATTGATAATACCCAGCTAAAAAGCTTGGAAAATAAATATAGGGACGAGAAGTATGTTGAGAGCATTATTATGATTGACAACTATGATGAAGTAATGCAAAGCACAGAAGACGTAACCAGGCCGCAGGTTTTAGCGGAGATAGACAGGAGACTAAATAATTGGATTTCCTTTACAGGTGGTATTTTAAAGAAGTTTGAAAGAGATAAATATATTTTCCTGTTCGAAAATAAATATTTAAGTAAGTTTGAGGAAAAAAAGTTTGATATACTCGATAATATTAGAGAAATAAATATTGGAAATAAGATTCCTGTAACGCTCAGTATCGGTATTGGATTAAATGGCAGCAGCATTCTGGAAAATGATGTTTATGCAAGAGCTGCAATTGACATTGCGTTGGGAAGAGGTGGGGACCAAGTTGTAATAAAAGATGGGGACCGGCTCAAATTTTTCGGTGGAAAAACAAAAGAATTAGAAAAGCGTACAAAGGTAAAGGCGAGGGTTGTTGCCTATGCACTTAGGGAGTTGATTTCACAGGCTGACCAGGTTATGATTATGGGACACCAGCATGGCGATATAGATTCGGTAGGTGCGTCTATTGGATTGTACAGGGGCGTTAAAAATAAGGGAAAAAATGCATATATCGTACTAAGCTCGTTTAATCCAACGGTTAATAATTTACTGTTACGACTGGAAAAAGCAGAGGAATACAACGATGTATTTATATCCAGGAGTCAAGCCATGGACATGGTTACCGATAAAACTTTGGTTATTGTAGTTGATACGCACCGTACGAGTTTTACGGAATGTCCGGAGCTATTAAAAGAAACCAGTCACATTGTAATAATTGACCACCACCGGAGAGGTGTTGAATTTATTGAAAATGCTGTATTAACTTATCATGAGCCCTATGCCTCTTCTACCTGTGAAATGGTAACTGAAATTCTCCAGTACATGGAAGAAAAAGTAAAATTAAATACAATAGAAGCAGAAGCACTCTATGCAGGCATAGCGGTTGATACTAAAAATTTCCTATTTAAGACGGGGGTAAGAACATTTGAGGCTGCCTCTTTCCTGCGAAGAGCCGGGGTAGATACAACGTCTGTAAAACAATTGTTTCAGAATGACCTGGATACTTTTATTGCCAGGGCGGATATTGTGAAGGCTGCAGAGATTCTTAGAGGCAACATTGCTATTTCGGTATGTCCTGAGAATACAAAAAATGCACAGCTGATTATTGCTCAGGCTGCTGATGAGCTTTTGAATATAACGGGGATTGCGGCTTCTTTTGTAATGTGTAAGGTGAATGGGGAAACCATCATCAGTGGCCGGTCCTTGGGAGACATTAATGTGCAGGTAATTTTAGAAAAGCTTGGCGGAGGGGGACATTTAACGGTTGCAGGAGCACAGATGCCTGACACTTCCGTTGAAACTGCACGTCAGAAGCTTAAGCTGGCGATAGAACAGTATTTTGAAGAGATGAATGAGAAGAATTGA
- the dnaB gene encoding replicative DNA helicase, producing the protein MDIPLGRIPPYSLEAEQSVLGAMLIDREAIATVIEIIKSDDFYREDHKEIFDAMMDLFDRNDPVDLITLTEQLKLRGTLESVGGIEYLTAIATAIPTTANVKYYAKIVEEKSILRKLIKASADIANLSYEAADEVSYIMDQAEKRIFDILQKRNSQGFSSIRDVLIASFDKLEELYKNKGKIVGIPTGFIDLDHKTAGLHPSDLILIAARPAMGKTSFALNIAQYAAVHANVPVAIFSLEMSKEQLVNRMLWSEALIESQKIRTGELQDEDWPKLARVIGPLSEAPIYIDDTPGISIAEMRAKCRRLKLEKNLGLVVIDYLQLIQGRGKIENRQQEISEISRSLKILAKEINVPVITLSQLSRAPESRADHRPVLSDLRESGAIEQDADIVMFLYRDDYYNPDTDKKNIAECIIAKHRNGSTGTVELVWLGQYTKFANLERIHN; encoded by the coding sequence ATGGATATACCATTAGGGCGAATACCACCTTATAGTCTTGAAGCAGAACAGTCGGTATTAGGCGCAATGCTGATAGATAGGGAAGCTATTGCTACTGTTATTGAAATTATAAAAAGTGATGACTTCTATAGGGAGGACCATAAAGAGATTTTTGACGCAATGATGGACCTTTTTGACAGGAACGACCCTGTGGATTTGATTACGCTTACTGAACAACTAAAGCTTCGGGGTACTTTAGAATCGGTGGGAGGTATTGAATATCTAACAGCAATTGCTACAGCTATTCCCACGACTGCCAATGTCAAATATTATGCAAAAATTGTTGAAGAAAAATCGATATTAAGAAAACTGATAAAAGCATCTGCCGATATCGCAAATTTGAGCTATGAGGCTGCGGATGAAGTTTCATACATAATGGATCAGGCAGAAAAAAGAATTTTTGATATTCTTCAAAAAAGGAATTCTCAAGGTTTCAGTTCTATTAGGGATGTATTGATAGCGAGTTTTGATAAGCTTGAAGAGTTGTATAAAAATAAAGGAAAAATTGTTGGAATACCAACTGGGTTTATAGATTTGGACCATAAAACTGCCGGACTGCATCCATCCGACCTTATTTTGATTGCGGCACGGCCGGCAATGGGAAAAACCAGTTTTGCATTAAATATTGCGCAGTATGCTGCAGTGCACGCAAATGTACCTGTAGCTATTTTTAGCCTGGAAATGTCTAAGGAGCAGTTGGTAAACAGGATGCTATGGTCCGAAGCATTAATAGAAAGCCAGAAAATACGAACCGGAGAGTTACAGGACGAGGACTGGCCAAAGTTAGCGAGGGTAATTGGCCCGCTTTCAGAAGCTCCGATTTATATTGATGATACTCCGGGAATCTCTATTGCAGAGATGCGTGCAAAATGCAGAAGACTAAAGCTAGAAAAAAATTTAGGATTGGTAGTAATCGACTACTTGCAGCTTATACAGGGCAGAGGGAAAATTGAAAATCGTCAGCAGGAGATCTCAGAGATTTCAAGGTCCTTAAAGATTTTAGCAAAAGAAATTAATGTACCTGTGATTACACTATCCCAGTTAAGCCGTGCTCCAGAGTCAAGAGCAGACCACAGGCCAGTACTTAGTGATTTAAGAGAATCCGGGGCGATAGAACAGGATGCGGATATAGTAATGTTTCTGTATAGGGATGACTATTATAATCCTGATACTGATAAGAAAAATATTGCAGAATGCATCATAGCAAAACACAGAAATGGCTCAACGGGTACTGTAGAATTGGTGTGGTTGGGACAGTATACGAAGTTTGCAAATTTGGAGAGAATACATAACTGA
- a CDS encoding class II fructose-1,6-bisphosphate aldolase encodes MMLVTGKQILDKAHKEGYAVGAFNVNNMEILQAVIAAAEEEKSPVIIQTSEGAIKYAGAEYLSAMVHLAANKASVPVALHLDHGTTYETIISCIRNGWTSVMIDGSHHPLDENIAVTKEIIKIAHACGVSVEAELGRLGGVEDNISVDEKDARLTHPDEAVKFVKETGVDYLAIAIGTAHGKYKGEPKLDFERLDTIKKLVNIPIVLHGASGVPDEAIQRAVSLGVNKINIDTDVRVAFTEGVKSVIVNKPEEYDPRKICGPAKEEMKKVVKAKMRLFGCSGKA; translated from the coding sequence TTGATGTTAGTAACAGGAAAACAAATACTTGACAAGGCCCACAAGGAAGGCTATGCTGTTGGAGCATTTAATGTTAACAATATGGAAATACTCCAGGCTGTTATCGCTGCAGCAGAAGAAGAGAAATCTCCGGTCATTATTCAAACTTCAGAAGGAGCCATAAAATATGCCGGTGCAGAGTATCTTAGCGCAATGGTTCATCTTGCTGCAAATAAGGCAAGTGTACCTGTAGCACTTCATTTAGACCATGGAACTACATATGAAACAATCATAAGCTGTATCAGAAATGGATGGACTTCTGTTATGATTGATGGATCTCATCATCCGTTGGATGAGAATATTGCAGTGACAAAAGAAATTATTAAAATTGCCCATGCATGTGGCGTTTCAGTAGAAGCTGAATTAGGAAGATTAGGTGGAGTGGAAGATAACATCAGTGTTGATGAAAAGGATGCAAGACTTACTCATCCTGATGAAGCAGTGAAGTTTGTTAAAGAAACAGGGGTAGACTATTTAGCCATTGCTATCGGAACTGCTCATGGCAAATATAAAGGCGAACCCAAGCTGGATTTTGAAAGATTGGATACAATCAAGAAACTTGTAAATATACCTATCGTTCTTCATGGGGCATCGGGAGTTCCGGATGAAGCTATCCAGAGAGCAGTTTCCCTTGGTGTAAATAAGATTAATATTGATACTGATGTAAGGGTTGCTTTTACTGAAGGTGTAAAATCCGTTATTGTCAATAAACCTGAAGAATATGACCCAAGAAAGATTTGCGGTCCTGCAAAGGAAGAAATGAAAAAAGTTGTAAAGGCAAAGATGAGATTGTTCGGCTGCTCCGGGAAAGCGTAA
- a CDS encoding single-stranded DNA-binding protein translates to MLNKVILMGRLTKDPELRYTASNIPVCSFTIAVDRNFARQGEQRQTDFIQVVAWRNTAEFVSKYFAKGRMIAVSGSLQTRTWDDQEGRRHYVTEVVVDEAYFADSKRDNDNKVNAVFGDNNSHDIEGFMPIDSDDDLPF, encoded by the coding sequence ATGCTAAATAAGGTAATACTTATGGGAAGACTTACCAAAGATCCAGAGCTTCGATATACAGCCAGTAACATACCTGTGTGCAGTTTTACCATCGCTGTCGATAGAAACTTTGCGCGGCAGGGGGAGCAAAGACAAACTGATTTTATTCAGGTTGTTGCCTGGAGGAATACTGCCGAGTTTGTCAGCAAGTATTTTGCCAAGGGTAGAATGATTGCTGTATCAGGAAGTCTTCAAACCAGAACATGGGATGACCAGGAAGGCAGAAGGCATTATGTTACTGAAGTTGTTGTCGATGAGGCCTATTTTGCAGATAGTAAACGTGACAATGATAACAAAGTTAATGCAGTATTCGGTGATAATAATTCTCATGATATTGAAGGATTCATGCCGATAGATTCAGATGATGATCTTCCTTTTTAA